Part of the Legionella cardiaca genome, GCGGAGCTCCTCAATTAATGCCTCCACGCCTTTGGCAGGGTGCCAGGAAGACGTATCATAGCCTTGTAGTTGCCAAATATGCCGAATAAGTGCGCGATCGTAATAAGTCGCTAAAGTATCAATGTCAAGTTCTTCCGGATTAGCTGTTTTGCCATCTGTTTCAAGCGCTTCAGAGACCGCTTTCTTGATATCAAATTGTAATTGTGCACTGGCAACGGTGGTGGCTGCCACAATAGATTTAGCCTGGCGCTCCAGTGTAAAATAGGTAAGATCGCTAGACTCAGAACTCGATAAAAAGCTTTTGAGCAGATTAGGAATTGCAGGATCTTTAAACACACTGTTGCTTAAAATATGCTGGGCAAGAATTTTATCTTTTGACAAAGAAACAGCGTCCTGGATATTACTTTTCTCAAGTAGTTCATTAAAATGATCGACAAAGGCATCTTCAATAGCCTTTGTATCAGTTAATGCAGTGCAGACTTTACGATAATCGGAAATGATTTTCTCATAATGACGCTCTTGTCCCATAAAAAATTTGCCGAAGCGTTTTATTTTTGATGCGTAATACCAACAGAGTCCGCCTTTTTGGGCCGCTTGATCTTTAGTAGTGGTTTTATCGGGTAAGCGAACAATCTGCCCATCTTTGTCTATATAAGTTATAGTAAGAGAGTGTAAATCTTGTTCTAGTGTTGTCACGCCTGCGCTGGTCAACGTGTTATTGTAAGTTTTACCACTAGAGATTTTGCGAAGAACAGCAGTTTTGGTATTTATATAAAACATAAGTACATCCAAATGAGAGAGGTTGTATAAGGCCTTTTATCGCCTCGAAATAGGTCAAAGGATGCGCACTTTAGCATAACCCTTAGCCATTGTTCAAATGAACATCTGGCTGCGGCATGATCTACTTATTAAATTTTTGATTTCATTAGATGAACAGCTGAAATACCTCGGTGCTTTCATTATACTTAGCTTAAAACCATCACTGATCGTTGGTATGAAACTCAGAATTCTATTTCTTACACTAATCGTTGTAATGATAGTGAGCTGCAAGCAAAAGGAGCAGTATTTTCAAGGCTATGTGGAAGGGGAAAATGTTTATTTAGCATCACCGAATTCTGGTGTTTTAAAACAGTTATTTGTACATCGTGGAGATCAAGTTAAGAAAGGACAAGTCCTATTTCAACTTGATAGAGATCCACAGGCTATCGTGATTAAGCAAAATGAAGCAGATTTACTTCAAGCGCAAAAGACATTAAATGATTTGGAATTGCCTCGCCGAAATCCAGAAATTGAAGCAATCAAAGCGCAAATCGAACAAACAGATGCGCGTCTAAAACTAGCTGCAATTCGCGTTGGCCGCATGCAAGAACTTTATAGGAAAAATGCCATTGACAAAGATTCCGTCGATGCAGCTGTGGCACTCTTTAAAGAACAGCAACAACTTAAGGCTCAATATGAATCTAATCTAGAGCTGGCAAGGCTTGGAAGTCGCGATGAGCAAATTAAAGCACAGCAGGCTCAGGTTATTTCTTTAACGGCAAAAGTAAAAGAAGCACAATGGCAACTTGATCAGAAAAGACTTTATGCGCCTGCTGACGGTTATATTTTTGATACTTATTATCGGGAGGGAGAGTTCGTAAGTAATGATCAAGCCGTATTGTCGTTGTTACCACCTGAAAATGTAAGAATCCAATTTTTTGTCCCCGTGGAAACTTTAAGTAAATTATCTCGCGGACAAAAAGTGCAATTTCTTTGTTTAGGCTGTTTGCATTCAAGTACAGCAATTATCAATTATATTTCTCCTGAGGCAGAGTTTGTACCGCCACTTGTGTATAGTCGTGAGAATAAAGACAAGTTAGTTTTTAGAATAAAAGCCAGGATTGAACACCCTGGGGAATTTAAACCAGGACAACCAGTAATGGTTACTATACCATGAGTGATATTGTCATCGATGTATCCAATTTACGTAAATCGTTCGGCGAAAAGGTTGTAGTTAATAATATTGCTTTATCAGTTAAGAAAGGGGAAGTATTTGGTTTTTTAGGCCCTAATGGTAGTGGTAAAACAACCACCATTCGCATGTTGTGTGGGCTACTAACACCGGATGCTGGACAAGGTACATGCTTAGGTTATGACATTCTTACTGAGTCGGAAAAAATAAAGCAACATGTGGGGTATATGACCCAGAAGTTTAGTTTTTATACCGATTTAAGCATTGAAGAAAATTTAAGTTTCATTGCCCGTGTTTATAATTTAGATAATAAAAAAGAAAGAGTACAAAAAGCTTTAGAGGATTTAGGCTTAAGTCATAGGCGCCGACAATTAACAGGACAGTTATCTGGTGGATGGAAACAACGGGTTGCTCTTGCCGCCTGTTTGTTGCATGAGCCTGAATTATTGCTTTTAGATGAGCCTACTGCTGGTGTGGATCCGATTGCCCGTCGTGAATTTTGGGACAAAATTCATGCTTTAAGTGAAAAAGGAATTACAACTTTGGTTTCTACTCATTATATGGATGAAGCAGAGCGTTGTACCTCGCTCGCCTACTTGGCTTATGGTGATTTATTAGTAACGGGCACTGTTAAAACAGTAATCGCTAAAACAGGCTTGTACACCTGGGAAATTGCAGGGAATGTCACAACGGCGCTATTACAGGAAACGAAGTCAATGCGTGGTGTGACACAGGCAGCTCTATTTGGCAATAAAATACACATCTGCGGTTATGAGCGCTCAGAAATAGAATCTGAATTAGAACACTTGGCAAAAAAATATTCTATTAGTTGGCGACCAATTGAGCCAACCTTGGAAGATGCATTCATTAGTCTAGTGAAAAAAAGTCATGGAGATATGGATTGACAAGATTTTCATTCGCTCGACTAAGAGCCGTTATCGTCAAAGAATTTATTCAAATGCGCCGCGACAAAGCGACTTTTGCCATGATTATTGGTATCCCTTTGATTCAATTGTTTCTGTTTGGTTTTGCAATTAATACAAATCCACGCAACTTACCTACTGCTATAGTTAATCCCGATCATAGTAATATAAGCCGACGTATTTTAGTGGCTATGGAGAATTCAACCTATTTTCGTTTTATATCTCCTGCTGCGACCGAGGCTGAGGCAAAAGATTTATTAAAACGAGGCAAGGTGCAATTTGTAGTTAATTTTCCCATTAATTTTACTCATGATCTCATCAGAGGGCTAAAACCGATATTATTGCTACAAGCCGATGCAACAGATCCAGCAGCGACAAGCAGAGCTCTGAATGTTTTTACCGAAATGGCTTCTACCGTTTTAAATGAGGAGTTGGTGGGGCCTCTGGAAAAATTATCTACAAACGCTACGCCTTATCTGCCTATTATCCATGCTAAGTATAATCCCTTAGCGATCACCTCTTATAATATTGTTCCGGGCTTACTTGGCGTTGTTTTAACCATGACAATGGTTGTTATTACGGCTCTTGTTCTTACACGTGAATTCGAGCGTGGTACGATGGAGAATTTACTCGCGACACCCTTGAAGCCTTTAGAGGTAATGATTGGTAAAATTATTCCTTATATTATCGTAGGATATGCGCAAGTAACTATGATTTTGCTAATGGCAAAATTTCTCTTTGGTGTTCCCATGGAAGGCAATATTTTGCTCTTATTATTGCTTTGCTTGCCCTTTATCGCTGCAAATTTATCGGTGGGTTTAACCTTTTCTGCCTTAGCCTCTAATCAGTTACAAGCTGTACAAGGTGCCATGTTTTTCTTTTTACCCTCCATCTTATTATCAGGGTTTATGTTTCCTTTTCGTGGTATGCCTGATTGGGCGCAGGTTCTTGGCAATATTCTTCCACTGACCCATTTTCTTATTATCGTTAGGGGTATTTTATTGAAGGGCAATGGTTTTCTCGAGGTATGGAGTGAAATAATACCTATTGCCATATTTATGGTAATAGTGATGTTTATTGGATTTAAACGTTACCGTCAAACATTAGATTAACAGTAAAAGGATAGCTAATATTTGATGCGAGATGGTTAATTTCAGACTAGCGTTTAATTAACTAATAAGATAAGTAATCAAAACAAAAATTGACTAACAGTTTTTTCAACCCGTTCATCCATTAGTACACTCACGTGATCTGCGCCAGGCAATAGCGCCAGGTAACCGTGGGGATATTGCTCACAAAAGACAATTGATTCCTGAGGCAGAATGGAAATATCATTTTCCCCATGAATGCATAAAATTGGTGTGTCAGAGCGCTCAGTAAGATGATGAAAATCAAGATTTTTTAAGTCAATGAAAGCTCGTTCACGGAAGACATTGCGTAAAAATAAGAAACCCTGACGACTTAATTTAAGCTGACGTGCTAATTTACTTACAGGGACGCGCATTCGTGTTGGTGAAGCAATTAAT contains:
- a CDS encoding ABC transporter permease, which produces MTRFSFARLRAVIVKEFIQMRRDKATFAMIIGIPLIQLFLFGFAINTNPRNLPTAIVNPDHSNISRRILVAMENSTYFRFISPAATEAEAKDLLKRGKVQFVVNFPINFTHDLIRGLKPILLLQADATDPAATSRALNVFTEMASTVLNEELVGPLEKLSTNATPYLPIIHAKYNPLAITSYNIVPGLLGVVLTMTMVVITALVLTREFERGTMENLLATPLKPLEVMIGKIIPYIIVGYAQVTMILLMAKFLFGVPMEGNILLLLLLCLPFIAANLSVGLTFSALASNQLQAVQGAMFFFLPSILLSGFMFPFRGMPDWAQVLGNILPLTHFLIIVRGILLKGNGFLEVWSEIIPIAIFMVIVMFIGFKRYRQTLD
- a CDS encoding HlyD family secretion protein; translation: MKLRILFLTLIVVMIVSCKQKEQYFQGYVEGENVYLASPNSGVLKQLFVHRGDQVKKGQVLFQLDRDPQAIVIKQNEADLLQAQKTLNDLELPRRNPEIEAIKAQIEQTDARLKLAAIRVGRMQELYRKNAIDKDSVDAAVALFKEQQQLKAQYESNLELARLGSRDEQIKAQQAQVISLTAKVKEAQWQLDQKRLYAPADGYIFDTYYREGEFVSNDQAVLSLLPPENVRIQFFVPVETLSKLSRGQKVQFLCLGCLHSSTAIINYISPEAEFVPPLVYSRENKDKLVFRIKARIEHPGEFKPGQPVMVTIP
- a CDS encoding ABC transporter ATP-binding protein yields the protein MSDIVIDVSNLRKSFGEKVVVNNIALSVKKGEVFGFLGPNGSGKTTTIRMLCGLLTPDAGQGTCLGYDILTESEKIKQHVGYMTQKFSFYTDLSIEENLSFIARVYNLDNKKERVQKALEDLGLSHRRRQLTGQLSGGWKQRVALAACLLHEPELLLLDEPTAGVDPIARREFWDKIHALSEKGITTLVSTHYMDEAERCTSLAYLAYGDLLVTGTVKTVIAKTGLYTWEIAGNVTTALLQETKSMRGVTQAALFGNKIHICGYERSEIESELEHLAKKYSISWRPIEPTLEDAFISLVKKSHGDMD